The Azospirillaceae bacterium genome has a segment encoding these proteins:
- a CDS encoding BON domain-containing protein, with protein MPDTRLDQVHDPAGARDESRPEGRPDKDTGSGGPGSGRDDIHGYLGRAIGEMPPQYALQESARRQLGAVRGPDFRGRGPQGYRRADARISEDVHEVLTDDPFVDATDIRIMVVSGEVTLDGTVDSRDAKRRAEDIVHDVLGVTHVQNNLRARKTGPQE; from the coding sequence ATGCCCGACACCCGCCTCGACCAGGTCCACGACCCCGCAGGGGCAAGGGACGAAAGCCGTCCCGAAGGCCGCCCCGACAAGGACACCGGTTCCGGCGGGCCGGGCTCCGGACGGGACGACATCCACGGCTATCTCGGCCGTGCCATCGGCGAGATGCCGCCCCAGTACGCATTGCAGGAATCCGCGCGCCGGCAGCTCGGGGCCGTTCGTGGTCCGGATTTCCGCGGACGCGGGCCGCAGGGCTACCGGCGTGCGGATGCACGGATCTCCGAGGATGTGCACGAGGTGCTGACCGACGATCCGTTCGTGGACGCAACCGACATCCGCATCATGGTGGTGAGCGGCGAGGTCACGCTGGACGGCACCGTGGACAGCCGCGATGCGAAGCGCAGGGCCGAGGACATCGTGCACGATGTCCTCGGCGTCACCCATGTGCAGAACAACCTGCGGGCCCGGAAAACCGGGCCGCAGGAATAA
- a CDS encoding MetQ/NlpA family ABC transporter substrate-binding protein produces MIRLSRRALLGATAALALAATLPSTVNAQGTPLRVGVTAGPHAQILEVVARVAARDGLQIKAVEFSDYIQPNAALSTGDLDANSYQHQPFLDQQVKDRGYKLVSVAKTVIFPMGIYSQKIKSIAELPEGGRIGIPNDPTNGGRALAVLAKAGAFQLREGLDFRATVADIVQNPKRLRVVEIDAAQIPRALPDLDAAAINTNYALPAGLNPVRDAIAVESSESPYANLIAVREQDRARPEIVKLVKAYHSDEVKRFIQETFQGSVVPAWQ; encoded by the coding sequence ATGATCCGCCTGTCCCGCCGCGCCCTGCTGGGTGCCACCGCCGCGCTCGCCCTCGCGGCCACCCTGCCGTCGACCGTGAACGCCCAGGGCACCCCGCTCCGCGTCGGCGTCACCGCCGGTCCGCACGCCCAGATCCTGGAAGTGGTCGCCCGCGTTGCCGCCCGCGATGGGCTGCAAATCAAGGCGGTCGAGTTCAGCGACTACATCCAGCCGAACGCCGCCCTGTCCACCGGGGATCTGGATGCGAACAGCTACCAGCACCAACCCTTCCTGGACCAGCAGGTGAAGGATCGGGGCTACAAGCTCGTATCCGTCGCCAAGACGGTGATCTTCCCCATGGGCATCTACTCGCAGAAGATCAAATCCATTGCCGAGCTGCCGGAGGGCGGGCGCATCGGCATCCCGAACGATCCCACCAACGGCGGCCGGGCGCTCGCGGTGCTGGCCAAGGCCGGGGCGTTCCAACTGCGCGAGGGCCTGGACTTCCGCGCCACCGTGGCCGACATCGTCCAGAACCCGAAGCGGCTGCGCGTGGTGGAGATCGACGCGGCCCAGATCCCGCGTGCGCTGCCCGACCTGGACGCGGCGGCCATCAACACGAACTACGCCCTGCCGGCCGGGTTGAACCCGGTGCGCGATGCCATCGCCGTCGAGAGCAGCGAAAGCCCCTACGCGAACCTGATCGCGGTGCGCGAGCAGGACCGGGCCCGGCCCGAGATCGTGAAGCTGGTGAAGGCCTACCACTCGGACGAGGTGAAGCGCTTCATCCAGGAAACCTTCCAAGGCTCGGTCGTCCCGGCCTGGCAATAA
- a CDS encoding methionine ABC transporter permease, whose translation MTPAMIDLLLEAFWQTLAMVGIAGGIATAVGLPLGLVLLTTAPGHLFAAPWANRVLGLVVNSLRSTPFIILMVAIVPLTRVLVGTSIGTEAAIVPLAIAATAFIARLFEAALREVDRGLIEAAQAMGATRLQIVAKVLIPEALPGLIAAVTITLVSLVGYSAMAGAVGGGGLGDLGIRFGYQRFMPEVMAIVVVALILFVQAVQSAGDLLVRRLSHR comes from the coding sequence CTGACGCCGGCCATGATCGATCTGCTGCTTGAGGCATTCTGGCAGACGCTCGCGATGGTGGGCATCGCGGGCGGTATCGCGACCGCGGTGGGCCTGCCGCTGGGGCTTGTGCTGCTGACCACCGCCCCCGGCCACCTGTTCGCGGCCCCCTGGGCCAACCGGGTGCTGGGCCTGGTCGTCAATTCCCTGCGGTCCACCCCCTTCATCATCCTGATGGTCGCCATCGTGCCCCTGACCCGGGTGCTGGTCGGCACGTCGATCGGGACCGAGGCCGCCATCGTGCCGTTGGCCATCGCCGCGACCGCCTTCATCGCCCGCCTGTTCGAGGCGGCGTTGCGCGAGGTCGACCGCGGCCTGATCGAGGCCGCCCAGGCGATGGGCGCCACCCGGTTGCAGATCGTGGCGAAGGTCCTGATCCCCGAGGCCCTGCCCGGCCTGATCGCGGCCGTCACGATCACCCTGGTCAGCCTGGTCGGCTATTCGGCGATGGCCGGCGCGGTCGGCGGCGGCGGCCTGGGGGACCTGGGCATCCGCTTCGGTTACCAGCGCTTCATGCCCGAGGTCATGGCGATCGTCGTGGTGGCCCTGATCCTGTTCGTCCAGGCCGTGCAGTCGGCCGGCGACCTGCTGGTGCGCCGCCTGTCCCACCGCTAG
- a CDS encoding class I SAM-dependent methyltransferase, translating to MGIQAAPQDLGTILFSDGFPDHVLLDSGDGRKLERYGRIVVDRPEPQAMWARRLPPEVWNRADAVFEPSAGDGEGGKWTLRGKVPEKWPMAHEGLRFFGRLTPFRHLGVFPDQKPHWDFLSSALARCRTADGGPPQVLNLFAYTGVASLVAAKAGARVTHVDASKKALEWAKENQAESGLPPDGIRWILDDATKFVAREARRGRKYHGILLDPPKYGRGPKGEIWDLFESLPGMVRQCAEILADDASFMILTAYAVRASYLSLDQLMREALAGRGGRLVSGELAIRAPDSGLAVPTSLYSRWSADATA from the coding sequence GTGGGCATCCAGGCCGCCCCGCAGGATCTGGGAACGATCCTCTTTTCCGACGGCTTTCCCGACCATGTGTTGCTGGACTCCGGCGATGGCCGGAAGCTGGAGCGCTATGGCCGGATCGTGGTCGACCGGCCCGAGCCGCAGGCCATGTGGGCCCGCCGCCTGCCGCCGGAGGTTTGGAACCGCGCGGACGCGGTGTTCGAGCCGAGTGCCGGCGACGGCGAAGGCGGCAAATGGACACTGCGGGGCAAGGTGCCCGAGAAGTGGCCCATGGCCCACGAAGGGCTCCGCTTCTTCGGCCGGCTGACGCCGTTCCGCCATCTCGGGGTCTTCCCCGACCAGAAGCCCCATTGGGATTTCCTGTCCTCCGCCCTGGCCCGTTGCCGCACGGCGGATGGCGGACCGCCGCAGGTGTTGAACCTGTTCGCCTATACCGGCGTCGCGTCGTTGGTGGCGGCCAAGGCCGGCGCCCGCGTCACCCATGTGGACGCGTCGAAGAAGGCGCTGGAATGGGCCAAGGAGAACCAGGCGGAATCCGGCCTGCCCCCGGACGGCATCCGGTGGATCCTGGACGACGCCACCAAGTTCGTCGCCCGCGAGGCGCGGCGCGGCCGCAAATACCACGGCATCCTTCTGGATCCGCCCAAGTACGGCCGCGGGCCCAAGGGCGAGATCTGGGACCTGTTCGAAAGCCTGCCCGGAATGGTGCGCCAGTGCGCCGAAATCCTGGCCGACGATGCCTCGTTCATGATCCTGACCGCCTATGCGGTGCGGGCGTCCTACCTGTCGCTCGACCAGCTCATGCGTGAAGCCTTGGCCGGGCGCGGTGGCCGCCTCGTCAGCGGGGAACTGGCGATCCGCGCCCCGGACAGCGGACTGGCGGTCCCGACCTCCCTCTACAGCCGTTGGAGTGCCGATGCGACCGCATGA
- a CDS encoding PAS domain S-box protein, producing MTSATLVEILDGLEDGCYGVDRAWTIIAFNRAAETHFGVDRSAVLGRDLWHAFPAATGTEFERRARTVMATGVPVEFEGPTARKSDCWLQVRISATSNGLTVSFRDVTARRMAEMARQESERRFRTMADNAPALIWMTNTEGHPIFLNRRHEEVFGRHVEELQRIRWRDLIHPDDLPSFRKVYFEARHRSEGFRTETRIADAENRILWLRVDGVPRFGPDGTLEGYTGCSVDITDIKRAEEALRNLNRTLEERVEARTRELSVMAEELRESEARYRAIFDHSPDAIFVIAVTPGRRLVFEGGNPATAALFDLDEAAMRGHELQTVLPRATVRRHRRHILRCLAEKRPVQFEFTLDRPAGRAVCDAIVVPLMDEAGKVVRLAVTSRDVTAQRHGESALRQAQKMEAVGQLTGGMAHDFNNLLQALTSCLQMIGRRNPAPELVPVVEAGQRAIQRGARLVQQLMAFARRQALRPEPVDVRDRVLAMSDLMSHALRADIDLSLSLEPGLWPVMADPTQFELALLNLAVNARDAMPTGGCLRIEGRNLLLGAGEDPDGLAGAFVRLSVSDNGPGMDADTLARAFDPFFTTKAVGKGSGLGLAQVQGFARQSGGVARIDSAPGQGTTVTLLLPRTDKVPAGVRQVDSRPSTAGTAHRILLVEDDPIVGALVCAALTDWGHEITRATTADQAMTLITSGEAFDLVLTDVVMPGAASGLDLARTVRQLRPGLPVVLATGYSEGIVAGEGFRVLAKPFRMETLINAIEDALAASPALRRVAPV from the coding sequence GTGACCAGTGCCACCTTGGTCGAGATCCTCGATGGGCTCGAGGACGGCTGCTATGGTGTGGACCGGGCCTGGACCATCATCGCCTTCAACCGCGCCGCCGAGACCCATTTCGGGGTCGACCGGTCCGCGGTTCTGGGCCGCGACCTTTGGCACGCGTTCCCGGCTGCCACCGGAACCGAATTCGAACGCCGGGCGCGAACCGTCATGGCGACGGGCGTCCCGGTCGAGTTCGAAGGTCCGACCGCGCGGAAGTCCGATTGCTGGCTCCAGGTGCGGATCAGCGCGACCTCGAACGGCCTGACCGTCAGCTTCCGCGACGTGACCGCCCGGCGCATGGCGGAAATGGCCCGCCAGGAGAGCGAGCGCCGCTTCCGCACAATGGCCGACAATGCCCCCGCGCTGATCTGGATGACCAACACCGAGGGGCATCCGATTTTCCTGAACCGGCGGCACGAGGAGGTGTTCGGGCGCCACGTGGAAGAGCTGCAGCGGATACGCTGGCGCGATCTCATCCACCCGGACGATCTTCCCTCGTTCCGAAAAGTCTATTTCGAGGCCCGGCATCGGTCCGAAGGGTTCCGGACGGAGACGCGGATCGCCGACGCCGAGAACCGGATCCTCTGGCTCAGGGTTGACGGCGTGCCACGCTTCGGGCCGGATGGCACCCTCGAAGGCTATACGGGCTGCAGCGTCGATATCACAGACATCAAACGTGCCGAGGAGGCGCTGCGCAATCTCAACCGGACCCTGGAGGAGCGGGTGGAGGCCCGCACCCGCGAACTGTCGGTCATGGCCGAGGAGCTGCGGGAAAGCGAGGCCCGCTACCGGGCCATCTTCGATCATTCGCCCGATGCGATCTTCGTCATCGCGGTCACTCCCGGCCGCCGGCTCGTCTTCGAGGGTGGAAACCCGGCCACCGCCGCCCTCTTCGACCTGGACGAGGCGGCGATGCGCGGACATGAACTCCAGACCGTTCTCCCCCGCGCGACAGTCCGTCGGCACCGCCGCCACATCCTTCGTTGCCTTGCGGAAAAGCGGCCGGTCCAGTTCGAGTTCACCCTCGACCGGCCAGCCGGGCGAGCGGTCTGCGACGCCATCGTTGTGCCGCTGATGGACGAGGCCGGCAAAGTGGTCCGCCTCGCGGTAACCTCGCGCGACGTCACCGCGCAGCGTCACGGGGAATCCGCCCTGCGCCAAGCCCAGAAGATGGAGGCGGTCGGCCAGCTCACCGGGGGGATGGCCCACGACTTCAACAACCTGCTCCAGGCCCTCACGAGCTGCCTGCAGATGATCGGCCGGCGGAACCCCGCGCCCGAACTGGTGCCGGTGGTTGAGGCGGGGCAGCGGGCGATCCAGCGCGGTGCCCGGCTGGTCCAGCAACTGATGGCCTTCGCCCGCCGGCAGGCGCTGCGGCCGGAGCCGGTGGACGTGCGCGACCGCGTGCTGGCGATGTCCGACCTGATGAGCCACGCCCTGCGTGCGGACATCGACCTGTCCTTGAGTCTGGAGCCGGGCCTGTGGCCGGTCATGGCGGATCCGACGCAGTTCGAACTCGCGCTGTTGAATCTGGCCGTGAACGCGCGGGATGCGATGCCGACCGGCGGGTGCCTGCGGATCGAGGGGCGAAATCTCCTGCTCGGTGCCGGCGAGGATCCGGATGGGCTCGCCGGCGCGTTTGTCCGGCTCTCCGTCTCCGACAATGGGCCCGGAATGGACGCGGACACCCTGGCCCGCGCGTTCGACCCGTTCTTCACGACCAAGGCGGTTGGCAAGGGTTCGGGTCTCGGCTTGGCCCAAGTGCAAGGCTTTGCCCGCCAGTCCGGCGGTGTGGCACGCATCGACAGCGCTCCCGGCCAGGGCACCACGGTGACGCTTCTGCTTCCGCGCACCGACAAGGTGCCCGCCGGGGTCCGGCAGGTGGACTCCCGTCCGTCGACAGCCGGGACCGCCCACCGGATTCTGCTGGTCGAGGATGACCCCATCGTGGGCGCCCTCGTCTGCGCCGCGCTTACGGACTGGGGACATGAGATCACCCGGGCCACCACCGCCGACCAAGCCATGACGCTGATCACAAGCGGCGAAGCCTTCGACCTGGTGCTCACCGACGTCGTGATGCCCGGTGCCGCCAGCGGCCTCGACTTGGCGCGCACCGTCCGGCAGTTGCGCCCCGGGCTGCCGGTCGTGCTTGCAACCGGCTACAGCGAAGGGATCGTCGCGGGCGAAGGGTTCCGCGTCCTTGCCAAACCCTTCCGGATGGAAACGCTGATCAACGCGATCGAAGATGCGCTTGCCGCCAGCCCGGCCCTGAGGCGGGTCGCTCCCGTCTAA
- a CDS encoding RNA methyltransferase: MRPHETDGRPGIVKQVTSHANPGVKLVKSLALRKARKETGLFYAEGAKVVAAARDAGWTARMFLFKEGTGARGGIVGDLQDWAVAGGAECLEVPDAILSKLVMKDNPQTVLGVFRQRWHTLDAVVPKPGVPWIVLENVRDPGNLGTIVRTADAAGAAGVVLVGESCDPYSIEAVRATMGSIFAVPIVRAERTAFLEWLASWPGISVGTALPARQDYRTLDYSAPTLLIMGNEGAGLSDAMAGACTHLVKIPMKGAADSLNLAIATALVLYEAQRRTLSL; this comes from the coding sequence ATGCGACCGCATGAGACGGACGGGCGGCCCGGCATCGTCAAACAGGTCACCAGCCACGCGAACCCCGGCGTCAAGCTCGTGAAATCCCTCGCCCTGCGCAAGGCGCGCAAGGAGACGGGTCTGTTCTACGCCGAGGGCGCCAAGGTGGTGGCCGCCGCCCGGGACGCCGGCTGGACCGCGCGCATGTTCCTGTTCAAGGAAGGGACGGGCGCCAGGGGCGGCATCGTCGGCGACCTGCAGGACTGGGCCGTGGCCGGCGGCGCGGAATGCCTGGAGGTGCCGGACGCCATCCTGTCCAAGCTGGTCATGAAGGACAACCCGCAGACGGTGCTGGGGGTGTTCCGCCAGCGTTGGCACACTCTCGACGCGGTCGTGCCCAAACCCGGCGTGCCTTGGATCGTGCTCGAGAATGTCCGGGATCCCGGCAACCTGGGAACCATCGTCCGCACGGCCGATGCCGCCGGTGCCGCCGGCGTCGTGCTGGTCGGGGAGTCGTGCGACCCCTATTCCATCGAGGCGGTGCGGGCGACCATGGGGTCGATCTTCGCCGTGCCCATCGTCCGGGCCGAGCGAACGGCGTTCCTGGAATGGCTCGCATCCTGGCCGGGCATTTCGGTCGGCACCGCCCTGCCCGCCCGCCAGGACTACCGGACCCTGGACTACAGTGCGCCGACCCTGCTGATCATGGGCAACGAGGGGGCCGGCCTGTCCGACGCCATGGCCGGAGCCTGCACGCATCTGGTGAAGATCCCCATGAAAGGGGCGGCCGACAGCCTGAACCTTGCCATTGCTACGGCGCTGGTGCTGTACGAGGCGCAACGGAGGACGCTGAGCCTGTAA
- a CDS encoding alpha/beta hydrolase: MGSGWVEPARHGPVGRATPRRAAAGLLLASAAAVGTAAVVVARARRAERRNPPAGRFLTVDGVRLHFVDRGPEAGEEGPPVVLLHGNGAMVADFAISGLIDGAARNHRVLAFDRPGFGHSSRPRDRIWWPEAQAAVIAQALRRLNVHRPVVLGHSWGALVALALALESPSDVAGLVLMSGYYFPTPRVDALLFAPPALPVVGDAMRYTISPVLSALIAPALIRRMFAPKPVTRRFAAEFPVDMSLRPWQLRAFAADSGLMVPAAARLQDRYRKLDTPVAILAGDGDRIVDHQAQAVALSREVPGSTLTILPGLGHMPHHFAASAVLDAIEDVAQRAGPGAEEARTLRNTVRGAAPTAPVLTGSASSVAPRTAPAP; this comes from the coding sequence ATGGGTTCGGGGTGGGTGGAACCGGCACGTCATGGACCGGTCGGGCGTGCAACACCCCGCCGCGCCGCCGCGGGTCTGCTGCTGGCGTCGGCGGCTGCGGTGGGGACCGCCGCCGTGGTGGTTGCCCGCGCACGCCGGGCGGAGCGGCGGAACCCGCCCGCCGGTCGGTTCCTGACGGTCGACGGCGTGCGTCTGCACTTCGTCGACCGTGGCCCGGAGGCGGGTGAAGAGGGGCCGCCGGTCGTCCTGCTCCATGGCAACGGCGCAATGGTCGCCGACTTCGCCATCAGCGGCCTGATCGATGGTGCGGCGCGGAACCACCGGGTTCTGGCATTTGATCGGCCGGGTTTCGGCCATAGCAGCCGTCCCCGGGATCGCATCTGGTGGCCCGAGGCCCAGGCCGCGGTGATTGCGCAGGCGCTCCGGCGTCTCAATGTCCACCGGCCGGTCGTCCTCGGTCATTCCTGGGGAGCCCTGGTCGCCTTGGCCCTGGCACTGGAAAGCCCGTCCGACGTGGCGGGGCTGGTGCTGATGTCGGGCTATTACTTTCCCACACCGCGCGTCGATGCGTTGCTGTTCGCCCCACCGGCCCTGCCCGTGGTCGGGGACGCCATGCGGTACACGATCTCACCGGTGCTGAGCGCATTGATCGCACCCGCCCTGATCCGGCGGATGTTCGCACCGAAGCCGGTCACCCGGCGCTTCGCCGCGGAGTTCCCGGTGGACATGTCGCTCCGGCCCTGGCAGCTCCGTGCCTTCGCGGCGGACTCCGGTTTGATGGTACCGGCCGCCGCCCGCCTGCAGGACCGCTACCGCAAACTGGACACGCCGGTGGCCATTCTCGCCGGGGACGGGGACCGGATCGTGGACCACCAGGCCCAGGCCGTGGCCCTGTCGCGGGAGGTTCCGGGCAGCACCCTGACCATCCTGCCCGGCCTCGGGCACATGCCCCACCATTTCGCCGCCAGTGCGGTCCTCGACGCAATCGAGGACGTCGCCCAGCGCGCCGGACCGGGGGCGGAGGAGGCGCGCACCCTGCGGAATACGGTCCGAGGAGCCGCACCGACCGCCCCGGTCCTTACAGGCTCAGCGTCCTCCGTTGCGCCTCGTACAGCACCAGCGCCGTAG